One stretch of Thiohalorhabdus sp. Cl-TMA DNA includes these proteins:
- a CDS encoding sigma-54 interaction domain-containing protein → MASQDRQVVQSLIDALDHPFVLIDGGYRIVAANWAYREAYGEEETERVVGRHCYEVSHHADRPCHLNGEDCPLQHVLQEQEAHTVFHTHYDFHGQPEHVRITGHPVQGPQGEPLLGESISRLSAGLEIDCEEMQLIGDSPALLEAMDKLRRVAHSDVGVLLIGESGVGKDLAARYVHGESERRGGAFQVVDCSTISADLFESELFGHEPGSFTGCAGRKQGLFELADGGTLFLDEIGELPLSMQAKLLRALETGQFRRLGGQRTLEADVRVVTATNRDLAAMVEAGTFREDLYYRLACITVVLPTLRERREDIPALAEFLLGRINGNGGTACRLSRAVLSRLATYDFPGNIRELRNILRRAAALRGEGTIQVADLGLNEPAPAQRRRVPEPVAAGAEAEVVPMSLREQELHSIEQLLTRYAGQRKPVAEALGVSERTLYRKLKRYGLG, encoded by the coding sequence CTACCGGATCGTGGCAGCCAACTGGGCATACCGGGAGGCCTACGGCGAGGAGGAGACGGAGCGGGTGGTGGGGCGGCACTGCTACGAGGTCTCCCACCACGCCGACCGCCCCTGCCACCTGAACGGCGAGGACTGTCCCCTCCAGCACGTCCTCCAGGAGCAGGAAGCCCATACCGTCTTCCACACCCACTACGACTTCCATGGCCAGCCCGAGCACGTGCGCATCACCGGCCACCCCGTGCAGGGGCCGCAGGGCGAGCCGCTGCTGGGCGAGTCCATCTCCCGGCTCTCCGCGGGCCTGGAGATCGACTGCGAGGAGATGCAGCTCATCGGCGACTCCCCGGCGCTGCTGGAGGCAATGGACAAGCTGCGCCGGGTGGCCCACAGCGACGTGGGGGTGCTGCTCATCGGCGAGAGCGGCGTGGGCAAGGACCTGGCCGCCCGCTACGTGCACGGCGAGAGCGAGCGCCGGGGCGGGGCCTTCCAGGTGGTGGACTGCTCCACCATCAGCGCCGACCTGTTCGAGAGCGAGCTGTTCGGCCACGAGCCCGGCTCCTTCACCGGCTGCGCCGGCCGCAAGCAGGGCCTGTTCGAGCTCGCCGACGGCGGCACCCTGTTCCTCGACGAGATCGGCGAGCTGCCGCTGTCCATGCAGGCCAAGCTCCTGCGCGCCCTGGAGACGGGGCAGTTCCGGCGGCTCGGCGGCCAGCGCACCCTGGAGGCCGACGTGCGGGTGGTCACGGCCACCAACCGCGATTTGGCGGCCATGGTGGAGGCGGGCACCTTCCGCGAGGACCTCTACTACCGGCTGGCCTGCATCACGGTGGTGCTGCCCACGCTGCGCGAGCGCCGCGAGGACATACCGGCGCTGGCGGAATTCCTGCTGGGCCGGATCAACGGGAATGGTGGCACTGCCTGCCGGCTTTCGCGGGCCGTGCTTTCGCGCCTGGCTACGTACGATTTCCCGGGCAACATCCGGGAGCTGCGCAACATCCTGCGGCGCGCTGCGGCATTGCGTGGGGAAGGGACAATCCAGGTGGCGGATCTCGGGCTGAACGAGCCTGCGCCAGCCCAGCGGCGGCGCGTACCGGAGCCGGTGGCGGCGGGTGCCGAGGCGGAGGTGGTGCCCATGTCATTGCGGGAGCAGGAGCTACATTCCATCGAGCAGCTGCTGACCCGCTACGCCGGCCAGCGCAAGCCGGTGGCGGAGGCCCTGGGCGTCAGCGAGCGCACCCTCTACCGCAAGCTCAAACGCTATGGGCTCGGATAA
- a CDS encoding NAD(P)/FAD-dependent oxidoreductase: MKKILIVGGGMGGTILANNLARRLRKELDNGDVKLTMLSASDQHMYQPGLLYVAFGKVMPDELYRDQASLLEPGIEFHVDPVASFNLDGNQVATASGKTYDYDYIAIATGSQAKPDNIPGLMENCNHVYTEEAALKTWEALSSFEGGKVAVVTGVPHKCPMVPLEVTFMMHDYFQERGLLDKVQLHYTYPIGRLHSLVNVGKWAQKEFDRLGITYETLFNMKEVDGDKKQVHSEEGTTVDYDLLIGIPPHKGMETIEDNELGTSGWIPTDRATLNVEGHENAFVLGDTTNLPISKAGSTAHYEAEVVGENLAAMVKKGRRVRDYDGKVFCFIEAGKDRATFASFNYTTPPDPQPPTETVHWFKLAYNKLYWNSVRGLL; the protein is encoded by the coding sequence ATGAAGAAGATCCTGATTGTCGGCGGAGGAATGGGCGGCACCATCCTCGCCAATAACCTCGCCCGGCGGCTGCGCAAGGAGCTGGACAACGGCGACGTCAAGCTGACCATGCTCTCCGCCTCCGACCAGCACATGTACCAGCCCGGCCTGCTCTACGTGGCCTTCGGCAAGGTCATGCCCGACGAGCTCTACCGCGACCAGGCCAGCCTCCTGGAGCCCGGCATCGAATTCCACGTGGACCCCGTGGCGTCCTTCAACCTGGACGGCAACCAGGTGGCCACCGCCAGCGGCAAGACCTACGACTACGACTACATCGCCATCGCCACCGGGTCCCAGGCCAAGCCGGACAACATTCCCGGCCTGATGGAGAACTGCAACCACGTCTACACCGAGGAGGCGGCGCTCAAGACCTGGGAGGCCCTGTCCAGCTTCGAGGGCGGCAAGGTGGCCGTGGTCACCGGCGTGCCGCACAAGTGCCCCATGGTGCCCCTCGAGGTCACCTTCATGATGCACGACTACTTCCAGGAGCGCGGCCTTCTGGACAAAGTGCAGCTCCACTACACCTACCCCATCGGCCGCCTGCACTCCCTGGTGAACGTTGGCAAGTGGGCGCAGAAGGAGTTCGACCGTCTCGGCATCACCTACGAGACCCTGTTCAACATGAAGGAAGTGGACGGCGACAAGAAGCAGGTCCACAGCGAGGAGGGCACCACGGTCGACTACGACCTGCTGATCGGCATCCCGCCCCACAAGGGCATGGAGACCATCGAGGACAACGAGCTGGGCACCAGCGGCTGGATCCCCACCGACCGCGCCACGCTCAACGTGGAGGGGCACGAGAACGCCTTCGTGCTGGGCGACACCACCAACCTGCCCATCTCCAAGGCCGGCTCCACCGCCCACTACGAGGCGGAGGTGGTGGGCGAGAACCTGGCGGCCATGGTCAAGAAGGGCCGGCGGGTGCGCGACTACGACGGCAAGGTGTTCTGCTTCATCGAGGCCGGCAAGGACCGCGCCACCTTCGCCTCCTTCAACTACACCACCCCGCCCGACCCGCAGCCGCCCACGGAGACCGTCCACTGGTTCAAGCTCGCCTACAACAAGCTGTACTGGAACTCGGTACGCGGGCTCCTCTAG
- a CDS encoding sulfurtransferase TusA family protein yields MSEPKIVDARGSFCPGPLMELIAAMKEVDVGDEVEVLSTDEGSANDVPEWLDKVGHELVENFQEDGVYHIRARKAK; encoded by the coding sequence ATGAGCGAACCCAAGATCGTCGATGCCCGGGGCTCTTTCTGTCCGGGCCCTTTGATGGAGCTGATCGCCGCCATGAAGGAGGTGGATGTGGGGGACGAGGTGGAGGTGCTGTCCACCGACGAGGGCTCCGCCAACGACGTCCCCGAATGGCTGGACAAGGTCGGCCACGAGCTGGTGGAGAACTTCCAGGAAGACGGCGTCTATCACATCCGCGCCCGCAAGGCGAAATAG
- a CDS encoding DsrE/DsrF/DrsH-like family protein, with product MADKLALIVTSGSREQLQMAAMMASVGAVSGTEVTVFLSMNAMTYFIHGREREEAPNAGEMGALLAEKKAPHFMELFQQAADLGGAKIHPCSMAVDVLGVRAEDLNPMLEPPLGLTKFMSDFQDATVLTF from the coding sequence ATGGCCGACAAGCTGGCTCTGATCGTTACCTCCGGCTCCCGGGAGCAGCTCCAGATGGCCGCCATGATGGCCTCGGTGGGCGCGGTCTCGGGGACGGAGGTCACCGTATTCCTGTCCATGAACGCCATGACCTACTTCATCCACGGCCGGGAGAGAGAAGAAGCCCCGAATGCCGGCGAGATGGGGGCATTGCTGGCGGAGAAGAAGGCCCCCCATTTCATGGAGCTCTTCCAGCAGGCCGCCGATCTCGGCGGAGCCAAGATCCATCCCTGCTCCATGGCCGTGGACGTCCTCGGGGTCCGGGCGGAGGACCTGAATCCCATGCTGGAGCCGCCCCTCGGACTCACCAAGTTCATGAGCGACTTCCAGGACGCCACCGTCCTCACCTTCTAG